Within Betaproteobacteria bacterium, the genomic segment TATTGGCGCCCATTTTCCAGGACCAGGAACTTGTCGCCGCTCGCATCGATTTGCTGAAAGCCTCTTTCCGCGACTACCACACCCGAGCGCCCGGCCTGGCTGTATTGTACGAAAACGTTTTTGACGATCTCGTCGGCATTCGATGTCTTGTCGACAAAAAACACACTATTGGATCCGCGGGATTCAATGAAACTGCCGGGCGACAATCGGGAAACGTCATCCCTGCTGCGAAGAATTCGCTGGTACTCGGCACTTGCCGACATGGCCCATGGTGTCAGAAAGAGGCTCAATAACGCGGTAAGCAACACAATGGGCAGTCCAAATGAGACGACCGGACGGATCCAGGCGGCAATAGACAGCCCGGACGAAAACCACACCGGCATTTCACTGTCACGATAACTTCGCGAAAGCGTGAGCAGCACGCCGATGAATAGCGAAACGGCCAGCAGGATGGGCAAATAGCCCAGCAATGAGAAGCCGAGCAGTCTCAGGACGGCCTCAGGCTCCACGATGCCGCTGGCGGCACGGCGCAGAAAGAGAATCAACTGCTGAACCAGAATGATGGCGACCAATACGCCGACCACCGCACCACCAATGGCGGAAAACTCTCTGGTCAGGCTGCGCTGAAAAATGCTCACTATGGGGAAATTATGGGGCGGGTAACTTTGACGGAGGGGGGCAAAAAGCGATAATTTACTTTTTTTGCGTCGTGGCCCACAAAGCTGATGCGCTTGACAACAACACAGAAGGAGTACTCTTGTGGAATTTAGCATAAAAGGCGGCGACCTCTCAAAACTCAAGACAGACTGCGTCATCGTAGGCGTCTTTTCATCAGGCGACTCCGCGAAACTCTCCAAAGCCGCGCAAGCACTGGACAAGGCGGCCAATGGCGCGCTGTCCGTCGCAGCGAGCAACGGCGATATTTCGGGCAAAGTCGGTAGCACGCTGCTGTTACAGTCCGTGCCGGGTGTGGCCGCGCAGCGTGTATTGCTGGCAGGTTGCGGGCCGGAAAAGGACTACGGCAACAAGGTATTCGCCAAGGCGTTGTCAAGCGCCTTTAAGGCCCTCAAATCAACCGCCGCGACGGATGTCGTCATTTCCCTGCAAACCGGCTTCAGTGCATCGGACCTTGCCTGGAAAGTGGAGCAGGCGGCGTGTCTGGCCATCGAAGGCGCGTACCGCTTTACTCAACTCAAAAGCAAAGTCGAAAACAAGCACGTTGGCAAAGCCGTCACCATTCATCTCGACGGCAAGGCCGACGAAAAGGCGCTGAAGGCGGCGATCAAGCGCGGTGAAGCGATTGGCGAGGGCATGAGCCTCACCAAGACACTGGGCAATTTGCCGCCCAATATCGCGACCCCATCCTACCTCGCCTCGACGGCCAAGGATTTGGCCAAGACCTACAAATTCAAGTGCACCATCCTCGAGAAAAAGGATATGCAGAAACTGGGCATGAATACCCTGCTCTCGGTTTCCAAGGCGTCTTACCTGCCGCCGAAATTTATCGTGCTTGAACATCAGGGCGGAAAAAAAGGTGCGGCCCCAGTAGTGCTGGTCGGCAAAGGCATTACCTTTGACACTGGCGGTATTTCGCTGAAGCCCGGCGCGGAAATGGATGAAATGAAATATGACATGCAGGGCGCGGGCTCGATGCTGGGCGTGATGAAGACCGTCGGCATGATGAAGCTGCCACTGAACGTAGTGATGCTGGTACCGACCTGCGAAAACATGCCGGGCGGCAACGCAACACGGCCGGGCGATATCGTCAAATCGATGGCAGGTCACACGGTGGAAATCCTCAATACCGATGCGGAAGGCCGCTTGATCCTGTGTGACGCCCTCACCTATGCCGAGCGCTTCAAACCCGCCGCCGTTGTTGATGCCGCCACCTTGACTGGCGCCATGGTCATCGCCTTGGGCCACGTGACGACCGGCGTATTCGCCAATGATGACAAACTCGCGCAGGAACTCATCGGCGCCGGCGAGGTGGCCAATGACGCCGCGTGGCAATTGCCGATGGGGCCCGAGTATGACGAGGGCCTGAAAAGCAATTTTGCCGATATCCCGAATATCGGCACTGGTCGCGCAGGCGGCAGCATCACTGCCGCGTGCTTTCTGGGGCGCTTTACGAAGTCATACAAATGGGCGCATCTGGATATCGCCGGTACGGCCTGGAAATCGGGCGCAGACAAAGGCGCGACCGGCCGGCCGGTGCCATTGCTCGCGAATTTCCTGTTCAAGCGCGCAGGCATTTAGTCAATTTTGAAGCGCTGTCCGCACCTGCCATCTTGATGGCAGGTGCGGCATCTAGTTTCACCTCCTGCCGTGACCGAAATAAAATTCTTTTTCAACATTGATAATAAAATGAATTTCGCCTGCAAGCTGGCGAAGAGAGCATACGACGACGGGCGCAAGCTTGTCGTTTATGCGCCCACGCCCGCGCTTGCGGACGAATTCGATCGCGCGCTCTGGACTTTTTCGCAACTCTCATTTGTGCCACACGTGAAAGCGAGCCATGCACTGGCCGCGGAAACGCCGATTGTGATCGCCCTCGATGACGCGAGCCTGCCGCACCACGAGGCACTCTTGAATCTGGGCAATGAACCGCCGGCATTTTTCAGCCGATTCGAGGCCCTGCGGGAATTGGTGCTTGCGGGCGACGAGGATCGCGCGCTCGCCAGGGAACGCGCCAGATTCTACAAATCGCGCGGTTTTGACGTGACCCACACGGACATAAAAGTTCATGGATAAAGAGCACGAATTGGCCGGCAAGGTCGATGCGCTTCTGGGGAAGCACAGTACCGTGCCACGTACCGCCGAAGGTGTTGATGACCGCAATGTGCCGGTGTTGACGGAGCTGATGAATGCCCCGCACTGGGAGCGCGAACCGGCCGATACCTCCGCGATCCTGCGGCAGCTTTCTGAACTTGAAATTGACACCCTTTCGCATGAGATTTTCGCGCGGGTTTACGGCAAGCTCGATCGTGAACTGGCGACCAAACTCGAAGACAGAATTGCCTCGCAACTGGCCATCCAGATCAACGCGGCTATTACTCATGTCATCGGCGACATGAGGCAAGAAATTGCGAATGAAATCGGCGATGCGGTCAACGCCGCATTGGCAGACCGGCTCCGTCAAGAGTAATTTTCCCGCTGCGCCCCGATGATTGACGCGACAGCCCACCATTCCTGCAAAGAAAACTACGTTTCATGAATCAAGCCCTACCGCCTGTCCAACCTGCCCCGCTGAATCCACTCGATAACGCACTCGCCAAGGCCTTTGATCCTGCGGCGATCGAGTCTCACTGGTATCCTCAATGGGAAGCGGCCGGCTACTTCAAATCCGGCCCTGGCCCCCGACAAACCCTTCTACAGCATTCAGCTCCCGCCACCGAATGTGCCCGGACCCCTGCATATGGGCCATGCGTTCCAGCAAACGCTGATGGATACGCTGATTCGCTATCACCGCATGAAAGGCAACAACACCAACTGGATTGTCGGCACCGATCACGCGGGCATTGCCACGCAGATCGTCGTTGAGCGCCAGTTGCAGGCAGAGGGCAAGTCGCGCCACGACCTGGGACGCGAAAAGTTCATCGAGCGTGTGTGGGAATGGAAGCAGCAATCCGGCTCAACGATTACCCGCCAGATGCGCCGCCTGGGGGACTCCGCCAACTGGACCTACGCCGATACCGAGGGCAACCAGGCGGGCTATTTCACCATGGACAAGAAAATGTCCAGCGCGGTCGTGGAGGTGTTTGTACGCCTGCATGAGCAGGGACTCATTTATCGCGGCAAGCGTCTGGTGAACTGGGATCCGGTACTGGGAACGGCGGTATCTGACCTGGAAGTCGTCAGCCAGGAAGAAGATGGCAAACTCTGGGAAATCCGCTATCCGTTTGAAGAAGGCGCCGAAGGACTGGTTGTCGCGACTACGCGCCCCGAAACGATGCTCGGCGACGTCGCCGTGGCCGTGCACCCGGATGACGAACGTTACCGCGCACTCATCGGCAAGCGCGTCAAGTTGCCACTGACCGGACGCACCATTCCCATCATTGCCGATGAATACGTGGACAAGGAATTCGGCACTGGTTGCGTGAAGATCACGCCCGCGCACGACCTGAACGACTATGCCATCGGCCAGCGCCACAACCTTCCGATGATCGGCATCCTCACACTCGACGCAAAGATCAACGATGCCGCGCCTGTTGCGTATCGCGGCCTCGACCGCTTCGATGCGCGCAAACAGGTCCTTAAGGATCTAGATGCGCTAGGCCTGCTGGTGTCGGAGAAGAAACACAAGCTGAATGTCCCGCGCTCCGACCGCACCGGCGTCATCGTTGAACCGATGTTGACCGACCAGTGGTTCGTGAAAATGGATGGCCTCGCGGCTCGCGGTTTGGATGCGGTGGAGTCAGGCGAGGTCCAGTTTTATCCCGATCATTGGTCCGCCACGTATAACCATTGGCTGAAGAATATTCAGGACTGGTGCATCTCGCGCCAGCTTTGGTGGGGCCATCAGATTCCGGCGTGGTACGACGACCAAGGCAATATCTTCGTCGCGCGCAATGAGGAAGAAGCAAAAGCCAAGGCCGGCGGCAAGATGTTGAAACGTGATCCTGACGTGCTCGACACCTGGTTCTCCTCCGCCCTCGTACCGTTTTCAACGCTGGGATGGCCCGCGGATACGCCCGATCTCAAGGCATTCCTGCCCTCTTCGGTACTGGTGACGGGCAACGACATCATTTTTTTCTGGGTCGCCCGGATGATCATGATGACGCTGCACTTTACCGACAAGGTGCCGTTCAAACACGTGTACATCAATGCCATGGTGCGCGATGCCGAAGGGCAGAAGATGTCCAAGTCGAAGGGCAACACGCTCGATCCGCTGGACCTGATTGACGGCATCAGCCTTGATGCGCTGCTGGAAAAATCCACCAAGGGATTGATGCTGGCCGCGCATCAGGAAAAAGCCGCGAAGTACGTTCGCAAGAATTTCCCGAATGGAATTCCCGCATTCGGCACGGATGCGTTGCGCTTTACCTTCACGTCGCTCGCGCCGCTTTCACTGACGTTGAACTTTGACTTGAGCCGCTGCGAAGGCTATCGCAATTTCTGCAACAAGTTGTGGAATGCGACGCGCTATGTGCTGATGAACATCGAAGGCCACAATGCCTTCGAATGCGGCATTGAGGAATGCGTAAGCGATTGTGGCCCGGGTGGATACACTGATTTCTCCCTTGCCGATCGCTGGATCGTGAGTCAGTTGCAACGTACCGAGGCGGTCGTTGCACAAGCTTTTGCCGATTATCGATTCGACAATGCATCAAGCGCCATCTACCAATTCGTCTGGGACGAGTATTGCGACTGGTACGTGGAACTCGCCAAGGTTCAGCTGCAGTCGGGCACACCCGCGCAACAGCGCGCGACCCGTCGCACGTTGTTGCGCGTGCTGGAAACGACCCTGCGACTCGCGCACCCGATCATTCCATTCATCACCGAGGAGTTGTGGCAGAAGGTTGCGCCGCTTGCGGGCAAATCCGGCGCAACCGTCATGCTAGCGCCGTATCCAGTTTCGCAGCCGGAGAAGATCGACATCAATGCGGAAGCCTTCGTCACGCGGCTGAAAGAATCTATCGATGCCGTCCGGAATCTGCGCGGCGAAATGAATGTGTCACCCAAGGACCGTGTACCACTGTTCATGACCGGCGACGAAGCCGTGATTACGCCGCAGTTACCTTACCTGATGGCGCTCGGCAAGATTTCCGAAACGCATCAGGTCGCCGCGTTACCCGATGCCAATGCACCGGTCGCGGTCGTGTCGAGCGGCAACTGGATGCTGGATATCAAGATCGATGTCGACGCCGAGCGCGCGCGGATTTCGAAGGAGATCGCGCGTCTTGATGGCGAAATCGGCAGAGCGGAAGTGAAACTGGGTAATGCCAGTTTTGTTGATCGCGCACCGGCTGCGGTCGTCGCACAGGAAAAGAATCGATTGGCGGATTTCAAGGCAAAGGTTGCCGAGTTGCGGTTGCAGCTTGAGCGTCTGAAATAGTGCGCGCATCGTGCAAACTCTAGCACGGTAGAGGCTCACGGAGCATTTTCTGCCTACGATCCGCACCAGTGCTAGAGTTTACACGTTAGGGGCTCCTCGAGTTTCCTGGGCGCCGGGTCAGGCCAGCCGCCGTTCATTTGGGGGGGGTTCAAGGCTCCACATGCAAATACCTTACGCGCTCCGCGCACTGCGGCATCAGAATTTCCGCCGCTATTACATCGGACAAGCCATTTCGCAGAGCGGCTCGTGGATGCAATCGCTGGCGATCATGTGGTTGACCTATCGCCTGTCCGGGTCAACTGGTGCGACCGGAACCATCGGTTTTCTGGCGATGATCCCGTACCTGTTTGTCACCCCCATCGCCGGCGCGCTGTCGGACCGTGTCAGCCGCCGCCATTTGCTGATGACCGTGCAAACCATCCTGTTCTTCCATGCCGCCACACTGGCCACGCTGACTTGGCTCGGGCACATGACCGTTGCACTGCTTGGTGCATTCGCGTTTGTGCAAGGCGTATTGAGCGCAATGGAAGTCACCACCCGTCATTCGTTCTTCTCACAACTGATTGAAGACAAGGCGGATCTGCCCAACGCGATTGCGTTGAACTCTGCCAACATCAATGCGACGCGCATGGTGGGACCCGCTCTAGGGGGTCTGTTGATCGCAGCCGTCGGTGAGGCGGCGTGTTTTGCCTTCAACGCGGTATCGTATCTGGCAGTCGTGTTCCAGCTTCGCCGCATTTCGCCACGCGTCGTGCAGCGCGTTCACACGGGCCTGTCGCTGATGTCCGATCTCGCGCTGGGCTGGAAAATCGCGCTGTCGAGTCCAGTCATCCTGCCGCTCGTGCTGATCGTCGGTCTCGTGAGCTTCACCATCAATCCTTACTCCATCCTCATGCCCGCCATCGCGGTCGAGACCTTCGGCAAGGGAGCCGAATTGCATGGCTTGTTCATCAGCGCCGTCGGCATCGGTGCGCTGACCGGCGCCGTGATTCTAGCCAGCCAGCCGAATGTGCGTGGACTCGCGCGCTGGATTCTCTTCACCGCGAGCCTGGCGGCACTGGGCGCCGTGAGTTTTTCACTCCTGGCGCCCTGGCATAACGTGCCGGCCTCGATGCTGGCAATGGCCCTCGTGGGCATCGGCGTCATGGGTACGTCCGTTGCGGTCAATACCATCATTCAAACCGTCGTTGACGATGACAAACGCGGTCGCGTGGTCAGCGTGTACTCGACATTCTTCACCGGCGCCGTGCCACTCGGGCACCTCAGCGGCGGCTGGCTCGCGCAACATATCGGTGCGCCGCGAACCTTCCTGGTGTGTGGAATCCTGTGCGCGATCGGCGCGCTGGCCTATGGCTTAAGACTCAAGCGATTGCAGTTACACTTGCGCGATGTGTACATTGCGCGTGGCATATTGCCCGATAACGAGCTTCCCCCCGACAAATAATTCCGCGAACGGCAAATCATGAGCGACACCATCCTCTTCGAACAGCACGGCCCGATCGGCACGCTGACCTTCAATCGGCCGCAAGTTTACAACGCGATGAATATCGACCTGATCACCGCGTTACGCGATGTGACGGCGTCGCTGATGGGCTCGACGACACTTCGTGCGTTGATCGTAAAGGGTGCCGGCAAGGCATTCCTCGCTGGCGGCGACGTGGCGCTATTTCACCAGAACCTTGACGTGATCGCCGACGATGTCAAGTCAATGGGCGATACCTTGCACGCCGGCATTATCAATATCTGCAATCTGCCGTTTCCGGTGATCGCGCAAATTCATGGCGCCGTCGCGGGCGCGGGACTGAGTGTCGCGCTGGCCTGCGATTTTGCGATCGCCGAGGAAGGCGCAAAATTTACGACGGCCTATACCCGAATCGGCGTCTCTCCCGATGGCGGCAGCACATTCTTCCTGCCGAGAATTGTCGGCATGCGGAAGGCTACAGAACTGGTGATGCTCTCGGAACCGGTCAATGCGGCCGAAGCCTGCGCGCTTGGCCTGATCAATCGGGTGGTGCGAGCAGATCAACTTGACGCGGAAGTGCAAAAACTGGCCGCGCGACTCGCTGGCGGCGCGACCCAGGCCTTTGCGCGCGCAAAGCGGCTGATCACGCAGTCATACAGCACACCGCTTCAACAGCATCTTGACGATGAAATCGCGTTCTTTGCGGAGTGCGCGCGTACCGCTGATTTCAGGGAAGGCGTCACCGCATTCGTCGAAAAGCGCAGTCCCAATTTCAAAGGAAATTAGTTTCACCAAAAGGGAAAACAACATGTTGGGCAATGCCAAAACACTGCAGGGAAAGACACTCTTCATTACCGGCGCCTCACGCGGAATTGGGCGTGCCATCGCGATGCGCGCCGCACGCGATGGCGCCAATGTCGCCATCTGCGCGAAGACGGTGGATCCGCATCCGAAACTGCCCGGCACCATTCACAGTGTCGCCGCGGAAATCGAGGCTGCGGGCGGCAAGGCGCTGGCGATCCAGCTCGATGTGCGGGACGCGGACAATATTGTTGCGGCGGTCAAGCAGTGCGCGGAACATTTTGGCGGCATCGATATTTGCGTTAACAACGCCAGCGCCATCTCGCTCACGACCACCCCCGAAACTCCCGCGAAGCGTTTTGATCTGATGATCGGATGCAACGTGCGTGGTACCTTTCTGGTGTCGCAAGCCTGCATTCCCCACCTGCTAAATAGCAGTGAAGCCGGACGCAATCCGCACATCCTCAATCTCTCGCCACCGCTATCGATGAAACCGGGATGGTTCGAGCATCATGTGGCCTACACCATGTCCAAGTACGGAATGAGCATGTGCACGCTGGGCATGGCCGCGGAATTCAAACGAGCGGGCATTGCGGTCAACTCGCTATGGCCGCGAACCACCATCGCAACCGCCGCGGTGGAATTCAATTTCCCGGCAGACATCCTGAAAGCGAGCCGCACCGCCGAGATCATGTCGGACGCGGCACACGTGATTCTGACATCCGACGGCCGCGCGCACACCGGCAATTTCTATCTGGATGAAAGCGTGTTGCGGTTGGCGGGCGTGACCGACTTTGAACAATACGCCGTCTGTCCCGGAACACCGCTGTTTACGGATTTATACGTTGATCCTTGAGTCCACGCCGAAAGAACTTATCGCTTGGCAATGACGAAAGTGAACTCTGTCGGGGTTTCGCTAGACGACAGTAGCGGATTTCCTGTCATTTTGCAGAAC encodes:
- the lptF gene encoding LPS export ABC transporter permease LptF, with the translated sequence MSIFQRSLTREFSAIGGAVVGVLVAIILVQQLILFLRRAASGIVEPEAVLRLLGFSLLGYLPILLAVSLFIGVLLTLSRSYRDSEMPVWFSSGLSIAAWIRPVVSFGLPIVLLTALLSLFLTPWAMSASAEYQRILRSRDDVSRLSPGSFIESRGSNSVFFVDKTSNADEIVKNVFVQYSQAGRSGVVVAERGFQQIDASGDKFLVLENGRQYEGTPGALDFRIIDFERQKRLIVAKDAKADEPASRALSTFALIASPNAERSAELHWRVALPIAAMLLALLAIPLSFVNPRSGASGNLFFAILIFFLYYNLLKVFEAWTIQGRISPWIGLWPVHFGMIATLLVLFSRQLFSFRWLAFARK
- a CDS encoding leucyl aminopeptidase → MEFSIKGGDLSKLKTDCVIVGVFSSGDSAKLSKAAQALDKAANGALSVAASNGDISGKVGSTLLLQSVPGVAAQRVLLAGCGPEKDYGNKVFAKALSSAFKALKSTAATDVVISLQTGFSASDLAWKVEQAACLAIEGAYRFTQLKSKVENKHVGKAVTIHLDGKADEKALKAAIKRGEAIGEGMSLTKTLGNLPPNIATPSYLASTAKDLAKTYKFKCTILEKKDMQKLGMNTLLSVSKASYLPPKFIVLEHQGGKKGAAPVVLVGKGITFDTGGISLKPGAEMDEMKYDMQGAGSMLGVMKTVGMMKLPLNVVMLVPTCENMPGGNATRPGDIVKSMAGHTVEILNTDAEGRLILCDALTYAERFKPAAVVDAATLTGAMVIALGHVTTGVFANDDKLAQELIGAGEVANDAAWQLPMGPEYDEGLKSNFADIPNIGTGRAGGSITAACFLGRFTKSYKWAHLDIAGTAWKSGADKGATGRPVPLLANFLFKRAGI
- a CDS encoding enoyl-CoA hydratase, which produces MSDTILFEQHGPIGTLTFNRPQVYNAMNIDLITALRDVTASLMGSTTLRALIVKGAGKAFLAGGDVALFHQNLDVIADDVKSMGDTLHAGIINICNLPFPVIAQIHGAVAGAGLSVALACDFAIAEEGAKFTTAYTRIGVSPDGGSTFFLPRIVGMRKATELVMLSEPVNAAEACALGLINRVVRADQLDAEVQKLAARLAGGATQAFARAKRLITQSYSTPLQQHLDDEIAFFAECARTADFREGVTAFVEKRSPNFKGN
- a CDS encoding DNA polymerase III subunit chi codes for the protein MNFACKLAKRAYDDGRKLVVYAPTPALADEFDRALWTFSQLSFVPHVKASHALAAETPIVIALDDASLPHHEALLNLGNEPPAFFSRFEALRELVLAGDEDRALARERARFYKSRGFDVTHTDIKVHG
- a CDS encoding NAD(P)-dependent oxidoreductase, producing the protein MLGNAKTLQGKTLFITGASRGIGRAIAMRAARDGANVAICAKTVDPHPKLPGTIHSVAAEIEAAGGKALAIQLDVRDADNIVAAVKQCAEHFGGIDICVNNASAISLTTTPETPAKRFDLMIGCNVRGTFLVSQACIPHLLNSSEAGRNPHILNLSPPLSMKPGWFEHHVAYTMSKYGMSMCTLGMAAEFKRAGIAVNSLWPRTTIATAAVEFNFPADILKASRTAEIMSDAAHVILTSDGRAHTGNFYLDESVLRLAGVTDFEQYAVCPGTPLFTDLYVDP
- a CDS encoding MFS transporter produces the protein MQIPYALRALRHQNFRRYYIGQAISQSGSWMQSLAIMWLTYRLSGSTGATGTIGFLAMIPYLFVTPIAGALSDRVSRRHLLMTVQTILFFHAATLATLTWLGHMTVALLGAFAFVQGVLSAMEVTTRHSFFSQLIEDKADLPNAIALNSANINATRMVGPALGGLLIAAVGEAACFAFNAVSYLAVVFQLRRISPRVVQRVHTGLSLMSDLALGWKIALSSPVILPLVLIVGLVSFTINPYSILMPAIAVETFGKGAELHGLFISAVGIGALTGAVILASQPNVRGLARWILFTASLAALGAVSFSLLAPWHNVPASMLAMALVGIGVMGTSVAVNTIIQTVVDDDKRGRVVSVYSTFFTGAVPLGHLSGGWLAQHIGAPRTFLVCGILCAIGALAYGLRLKRLQLHLRDVYIARGILPDNELPPDK